The DNA segment ttctgaaaataaacttatcatgcttgattctctagtgtcttaaagtttaaacaatcaatgcacaattacctatgaatttaatctaaaagaCATCAATgataatcataaattaataagaattcattctaataataatgtgagaaaattatttaaacacAAAACATAATTCAGGGTTTTTCTAATAAATCTATagataacctccccacacttaagacgtACATTGTCGtcaatgtacaaacatatataatcacagtataaacagaatatcataagagagggagaaaactgaaactgccttgaatattggatgaaatcttcagaatagtgaaaagcggaattgcagtcaaatttaaatataaatcgattagaaacaaccataaatctttcaaaagataataatgaaaataagttgaagagaaaaaaaataaaacaactaaaacaaaattaaaaagaatgataaaaataataataaacttaatGATATCAATAAACTTAAAAGGTAATTgtaatgataatattaaaaaaatacaaaagaaaaaagaaaaaaatagaaatagcaaaataaaaataaaaataataaatgtatataaaaaattaaaaatataaaaaaattaaaattaaaaaaataagtataagaataattaattaattagtaaaataaaaataaataatataataattaaaaataaataaaataaaataaaattggggtGATTAACCCAGTTTTCACTTAGCcatggacatgcccgtgtgtctaggccgtgtgggtcacatgaCCATGTCACCAGGCCGTGTGTGTTTTCCTTTGGTTCTCCCATGCCCATGCGagatcccacacgcccgtgtggtcaagcCGTATGcttcacacacccatgtggctagggcgtgtaattctctgactttgaaaaaaaaattagcttcAGGTTTCACACAACCTAGGACACGCCCATATGTCCAGGAcgtgtgggtcacatggccatgtcgccagGCCGTATGTGTTttccttcgcttctcccatgcccatgtgagattccacacgcccgtgtggctaagcCGTGTGctccacacactcgtgtggccaagccatgtgggTCAAAAACAcacttttttttagattttgaaaattaattaattttaaaaaaaatcatgaaataatattaagaaaattagtagtgttaacactcgggttgcctcctaaGAAGCACTTATTTAAAATCTGAGCTCGACTTGCCTCGTATTCGCACGGTTACGGTAGTTCACAGAATTGAAACTCCTCTTTCTCACTGTCAATTatattatcaacataaggttttagtagagtaatatttaccttaaaagtgccaaatttagAATGATTACCTCAACTGTACCGTATGAGAAAATATTCAGTACCATAAAAAGGAGTTGTTCCGTTTGCATTATGCTCTGAAATGGCGATTCGAGGGTCTGTTTTATCCAACAATACTTGATTGCCAATCTTAAATTGGTTCGTCTCATCCTTAAGCTCGTGATGGAGTCGTTTTGGTTCATAATGTATTCTAGGTTTCTCCTTGAcgtgtgttcgccattcatctagttcatcgatttgtAATATTCTTTCTTCacaatttgtttgtttttgttaTGTAAGCTGGACTGCTGCTCTATCACATTTTTTCGAGgtgtttcctgcaaagaatgTTGAGCCACAAGGTTATTAACATTAACAGAGCTCGTAAtatcatctcgatcactagataTCCTAACAGGATCACGAGCTTGGAGTTTAATCGTGTCATCACCTACATGAAGTATTAACTTACCTGTACCAACATCCATGATAgttctagtagttgctaaaaagggccgtcCTAAAATCAATGGTACGTccctatcctcatccatgtctaggacaacaaaatcaactgggaaaatgaatttatcaattttgatgAGTACATCTTCAACAATACctctaggaaatctaattgttctatatgccaattgaatgctcatcctagtttgtttgggtttcctaagacctagttgcttaaacattttgtagggcatgacattaatactagcccctaaatcagccaaagcattattaacacttAAACCACCAATTAAACAagaaatagtaaaactccctggatctttcaattgtTTAGGTAGTTTATTCTACAAAATGGCTGAGCACACTGCATTTAACTCCAAGTGCAATGAATCAtctaacttccgcttatttgctaaaagctcttttaaaaatttaacggaatttggcatctgcgaaagagcttcaataaacggtaagttaatatgtaattttttcaacagtttaaggaatttaccgaattgttcatttGTATGGTCTTTTCTTGTCACATTTggatatggcacatgaggtttatattccttAATGATCGGTTTTTACTCGTTGTGGCTCACCTCAACCTTACCTTTACCTACCACATCTTCTTGTCTCAGTTTTGGTTCATCTtaaactaacccttcttcatctcgaacaGTAATCACATGAAGTTGTTTCCTTGGGTTAGTTTCGGTATTACTcagtaagctaccttgtggtcgttctgaAATCATCTTGGTAAGTTGACCACTTTGATTTTCGAGCtcttgaatcgatgcttgttgattttttagtgcagtttttgtgtttttggaagcGAGTTTCTAACACCTAGATGAATTTCATttacatctcctcaaggttcggcttcttttcctgctggtaaggtggttgttggaaaCTCGGAGGGGGTTGTAGTTTTTGAtgtccttgaccaccccacgagaaattgggatggttcctccaacctgcattataagtgttactatatggattattctgaggtctagaattattacccatatagtggaTCTGTTCGTTCTCTGTGCGAGGGTTGTAGGATGGATATTCTATGTTGTTCATTCCTCTTCCATTCGCATCGCACTGCATTACTAGATGTACTTGCGTAGAAacacataaaccatcaatctttttatttaagagctcTACCTGGTTTGATAACATGATGACtgcatcgaggttgaaaacactggcTGCTTTATTAGGCTTtgtccttatgacttgccaccgatagttattcaatgacatctcctctatgaactcataagcctcctcaggtgttttattatttatggtaCCACCGGCGGCTGCATCGATCATCTAcctagttgaggggttcaaactATTATGAAAAGTCTGAACCTATAGCCATAGatgtaacccatggtgagggaaccttctcaataagtccttatacatctcccatgcatcatataaagtCTCTAAATCCATTTGCAGGAAAGAGGAGATatcgttcctcaacttagttgtCTTAGCTGGTGGgaaatattttaaaagcttcttgGTCATTTGATCCCAAGTAGTGATGGACTCTTGTGGAAGGAGTTCAACCACTgcttagccttatttctcaaCGAGAAAGGGAATATTCGTAagcgaatggcgtcatcagaaatgccatttatcttgaaagtatcacaaaactctaagaaattggccaaatgagtatttgggtcttcATTCTACAAaacatcaaactgaacaaactgttgaatcatttgaatagtgttaggttttagttcaaaattatatgCAGCAATGGCAAGTCTagcaatactcgattcagccctaATGAGAGTAGGCttagcataatcgtacatagtacgaggagcagaaTTCTGATTTACAGGAATTGCGGCAACCACAGAAGGTAACGGATTATTctaattttcagccatctcctcggtaaTATTAGTATCATCCTCTTGCCCTTCCTCTATATACTATAGACTCTGCCTTATTTCTCTACAATTTCTGTGAGCTGTGCTttcaatttcaatataaaataGTAGAGATCTTGACGATttttttctagtcataaactacaaGAACCTGCCTggagcaaacaaaagaaaagttagtaaacaaaaaaaaatttaaaataaaatgaaataaaataaaaatggttaaattaataaaaatcaagcattcctaatatcttaaTCCCCagcggtgccaaaaacttgatgatcgttttatggttcactaaactagactacgatcacgacaaaggcaagcacttctatcgaatggtagtatagctatggtgagtccagaatatcgtatccacaaggactaaaagtactagtatcaactatctttctattatttagcctaaattaagagggttttgttttaatctaaaattaactaaactaattaactaatgaacgcGACAGAGAGTGAAGgaaataatcgaataaaccaataaTAAGGACAacacccaaggaagaatccacctagacttcacttattattctaactctgaattaaatgatttattcacttgtgttgATTTGTAggaatccctaagttatgttaatatctcttttgagactaagaacaactaactctagtttgattaattgaaatctcttcctaattaaaacccctattgttgcattaactcgatctatggattcccttattagatttgactctaatccaacagatttatgtcgtcctatttctaggattgcaatcaactccacttaattatgctagatctactcttaaatagggacttttgctccactaaataagcacatcaaacttgaattaatatcctcgaaatattacgGCAAGAactaataacacataattaagaacaagaacaagtatttatcatgtaatttagaaaattaaataataagatccgtcataggtttcatcttttctaggtatctagggaatttagttcataattttggggaaaaacatctcaaaaataggaaagaaacaaaacataaagaaaccccaAAACTTTGagagaaattgaagggagatcttcagtcttgaaagAAATCCTAGTTCCAACTTGAATCCGTTGGCGTTCTTCGAGTAATCTCTGCTTTCTACTTCATGTATCCCTTTAGGTCTTCTTCTAGTATGTACTTATAGACTTttgaatgctcagaaaccctaaaattgGTTTTTTCTGCGTGTTTAGGAAATAGGGAGCGATATCGACacgagctggcacatgggcgtgtggcctacccatgtagaacacatgggcgtgtggctgcccgtgtggatcctgaaaacTCCAATTTTGGCCCCTTTTTCACtctttttgctcccaaatgctctcttaagtatagaaacattaatttaagggattaagagcatcaaattcactaatttatatCATTAATCATCCATAAACGCATTaaaaatgggattaaaatatgttacatttatggtttatcaaagtCCTACCTTGAGTTGCTGCTATGTGTGGACTTTAGTTTTGttagttaattaataatttgaattGATCGAGTTCTTAATTTGTGCTATAATAGTTTGATAGGagaaatttatcatttaaatatattAGTTTCAGTAGTAATTATTAAGAACAATGACGGTgaaatcttttaatttaattttaaaaattgtaatatatttttaattgacgCTAAAAAAAATACATGGCGGGTTCAGAACCACAGTTAAAAAACAACTTCACAATCAaatagtatttttaattttatataaattttaaaacttctaTATAGCAACAAGTGTTAGATGCAATGTTAAAATACATTACACTTTTGAAAAAAGAACTCATATTCCTATCCTAAATATGACATTATTGAGAAGGACTGCCATAAACATTGAAAAAGTTATTTACATTCCGTAAAAGATTTATTGGTTCCACCAAAAAGATAAAAGAACTTGGAcataatgttaaaattttcattcattgtaaaaaaaaacacttaaaattttcattcattgtatacaaaaaaaaaacactcattTATTTCTCACCGTAATAACAAAGTGAAAGGAGCCTATTAAATAAAAGATGAGACAGGAAATTAAAAAGCCCCTTCAAAGACATATTCTCCAAGAATAGGTTTAGGTGATACATATTTGctaaagaaaataattttctttagggttcatttatcataattttaaaacattgcattaataaaaaatcacaagTTTTGAAAGGAAATCATAGATTAAATTTCCAAGTTCTTAGTCCCctgtataataaataaaaccccgTATATTAGATTTTATACATATAGttgaaaaatgggtaaattatttcatgcttatttaaagACCAACCTCTAAATATCTTTGTCTGCTTTGTTGTTCCATTGCTAATTGATTCTGTGAAAAACAATACAAAACAAAACAATCTATTTACTTTCATGCTCAATACATTAATGCAGTAAACCTTTTTTTTCCGGacccaaaattttaaactttattatcataatatatataaattaaaaagaaagaaggtacCTTCCTGTTTCGGAGTCCATTAAGAGATGCAATGAGATGATCCTCCATAAACTTTATTTGGTTAAGGTCCTTAACATTTTCTGGATTTTTCCAATCCCTATCATTGGAatatcacaaaattcattattagAATATTTGATCACTTATTATACCAACATTCATTTGGTGATATGTGTTTAATATGGACAAGTGACATTTGTGCAcataataaaaatcttaaaatactAGAATATTTCAAACCTCAGTATCTTGCTCTTCTTAGTAAGTTTGTCCTTCAGCTCTTGCACTTGATCTTCATATAactagagaaaaaaaaaggatttaaaaactaataaaaaatagaatttttttttgttatgctcTCAACTTTAGGAACCCATTTACCTTGAGGATATCAACATTTTTGTTACGGGGCGGGCTTAATGGATCAAACTCTGACTCCCaatttacataaaatttcttcaacatcttcaataaaattattaattttaattgttaaagaagtgaaattgtaaaataaaaaaattcctaaatCAGGACTAGGTACCGAGACGTACCTCCATTGTATATGCCCTcctagaggaaaagaaaaaaagaaaaaagaatttttagctattgaattattttttaaaaaaaaggaaaaaactatgttattaacattatttacctTTCCTCGCGCTCTACGAATGGCATATTCGAGACTTTCTGAAGAATATTATATAAGCAACTGTTGTGaccaatattttcaaaaaataaaatttaaattattttttaaaaaaagtgaa comes from the Gossypium hirsutum isolate 1008001.06 chromosome A06, Gossypium_hirsutum_v2.1, whole genome shotgun sequence genome and includes:
- the LOC107963568 gene encoding agamous-like MADS-box protein AGL65, producing MKARQAKYSKRKKGILKKAKELSILCDVEVVLLLSSPSGKRTFFVGQDPNCLYNILQKVSNMPFVEREERRAYTMEMLKKFYVNWESEFDPLSPPRNKNVDILKLYEDQVQELKDKLTKKSKILRDWKNPENVKDLNQIKFMEDHLIASLNGLRNRKNQLAMEQQSRQRYLEVGL